Proteins from a genomic interval of Scatophagus argus isolate fScaArg1 chromosome 6, fScaArg1.pri, whole genome shotgun sequence:
- the LOC124060153 gene encoding GTP-binding protein REM 2-like — protein sequence MPTDVPEDRLNNEEKATKCDSMTLSSTTTVRRGSTPLPIKHQLRREEAVHDDCDWTSGAAGPSASPISFSPALDDTLTVAVEGRPDGPLRIALLGQNGVGKSSLALALAGDMDRTASVDSEGEGYVRTVTVDDEDSTIIIYDNWRQDLSALQCEVCVLVFSVTDRRSFHRTAQLRLLLRETQPQTPIILVGNKSDLVRSREVTSQEAMSSAALYNCLYLEISASLDHRTLELLECAVRLARGQSPWPPGTCAEDMSGGGQRESITSRAKRFLSSLVPRYPREREVGKFMRQKSRSCHDLGAL from the exons ATGCCGACAGATGTGCCCGAAGACAGGCTCAACAACGAGGAGAAAGCGACAAAG TGTGACAGTATGACTCTGTCCAGCACCACCACTGTTCGCAGAGGAAGCACTCCTCTGCCAATTAAGCACCAGCTCAGACGAGAAGAAGCCGTCCACGATGACTGCGACTGGACATCAGGTGCTGCTGGGCCATCTGCTTCACCAATCAGCTTTAGCCCAGCCTTGGATGACACTCTGACTGTGGCCGTGGAAGGCAGACCTGATGGGCCTTTAAGAATCGCCCTGCTGGGGCAGAACGGAGTGGGGAAGTCTTCCCTGGCCCTCGCCCTGGCTGGGGACATGGACAGGACTGCGTCTGTGGATTCTGAAG GGGAGGGTTATGTGCGCACAGTCACTGTGGATGACGAGGACAGCACCATCATTATCTATGACAACTGGAGACAG gACCTGTCAGCTCTGCAGTGTGAGGTGTGTGTCCTGGTCTTTTCAGTGACTGACAGGCGTAGTTTCCACCGCACTGCTCAACTCCGACTTCTCCTGAGGGAGACTCAGCCCCAGACGCCCATCATCCTCGTTGGCAATAAGAGCGACCTCGTCCGCTCGCGTGAGGTGACATCTCAAG AGGCCATGTCCAGCGCCGCCCTCTACAACTGTCTGTATCTGGAAATCTCTGCCTCTCTGGACCACCGTACTCTGGAGCTTCTAGAGTGCGCCGTGCGGCTAGCCAGGGGCCAGTCCCCCTGGCCCCCAGGGACCTGTGCGGAGGACATGAGTGGCGGAGGTCAACGTGAAAGCATCACCTCCCGTGCCAAACGTTTCCTGTCCAGCCTGGTGCCCCGGTATCCACGAGAGCGAGAGGTGGGCAAGTTTATGAGGCAGAAGTCCCGCTCTTGCCACGACCTGGGGGCGCTGTGA
- the nrl gene encoding neural retina-specific leucine zipper protein: MSSPSLPMPSLPPSPLAMEYLNDFDLLKFEVKPDTPPLPPPCSYPKSGLSHDPSSSPYTSQAPQDSSLSSSPYNSLPPSPTLSDAHPPPSGSSSLSSSSSSISFPLSVSNSFASTISSGSQGNVEGSPAHGGPQGPTPASLEDLIWLAALQQQFGGEVTGPATLLGALGGVPERGDRERGPVNGFLGCEDAVEALLNSAAAAVSSQFPGLSQSSSSNLGDSGSDSGGDISCAKGTDVCHRPLVFLSSAPPSLPNANPASAPYPQPLSPQGRLHHHQHHHHQHHPHHPMHGSHHHHHHPQINQVRGCGVNERFSDEQLVSLSVRELNRHLRGVSKDEVVRLKQKRRTLKNRGYAQSCRYKRLQHRHALESEKHVLTQQLEQLQCELTRVLRERDAYKARYEKLLSTNHGITGGDAPPTRTSNPPSPPPDYFL, translated from the exons aTGTCTTCTCCATCCCTCCCCATGCCCTCTCTCCCCCCAAGCCCTCTTGCCATGGAGTACCTAAACGACTTCGACCTGCTCAAGTTCGAGGTGAAACCTGACACTCCTCCACTCCCTCCACCATGTTCATATCCCAAATCTGGCCTCTCCCATGACCCCTCCAGTTCTCCTTACACCAGCCAGGCTCCTCAGGACTCCAGTTTGAGCTCCAGCCCTTACAACTCGCTACCACCCTCGCCGACGCTCAGCGACGCACACCCACCACCTTCAggctcttcctccctctcttcgtcatcctcctccatctccttcccCCTCTCCGTCTCCAACAGCTTCGCCTCCACCATCAGCTCTGGTTCTCAGGGGAACGTGGAGGGCAGCCCAGCCCACGGTGGGCCTCAGGGTCCTACCCCTGCCTCCCTGGAGGACTTGATCTGGCTGGCTGCACTGCAACAACAGTTTGGAGGTGAGGTGACAGGCCCCGCCACTTTGCTTGGAGCCTTGGGAGGAGTACCAGAGCGAGGGGACAGGGAGAGGGGCCCGGTCAATGGCTTTCTTGGCTGTGAGGATGCTGTGGAGGCTTTACTAaactcagctgctgcagctgtgagcTCACAG TTTCCAGGTCTGTCTCAGAGTTCTAGCAGCAACCTGGGAGACTCTGGCAGCGACAGCGGAGGTGACATCTCCTGCGCCAAAGGGACAGACGTGTGCCATCGCCCGCTTGTCTTCCTCTCATCAGCCCCTCCCTCACTCCCAAATGCCAACCCCGCCTCGGCACCCTACCCACAACCCCTCAGCCCCCAGGGTCGCCTTCATCACCACcagcatcaccatcatcagCACCACCCACACCACCCCATGCATGGCagccatcaccatcatcaccacccaCAAATTAATCAGGTACGTGGG TGTGGTGTGAACGAGCGCTTCTCTGATGAGCAGCTGGTGAGCCTGTCGGTGCGGGAGCTGAACAGGCACCTGCGTGGTGTGAGTAAAGATGAGGTGGTGCGTTTGAAGCAGAAACGCCGCACGCTAAAGAACCGAGGCTATGCACAGTCCTGCCGCTACAAGCGCTTACAGCACCGCCATGCTCTGGAGTCAGAGAAGCATGTGCTTACACAGcag TTGGAACAGCTACAGTGTGAGCTGACTCGAGTGCTGAGGGAGCGAGATGCCTACAAGGCTCGCTACGAGAAGCTCCTCAGCACGAACCATGGAATCACCGGTGGCGACGCCCCACCAACCCGCACTAGCAACCCCCCTTCCCCACCCCCTGACTACTTCCTCTGA
- the paics gene encoding multifunctional protein ADE2 encodes MASTAELKIGQKLNEGKTKQIFELEEQPGLVLVQSKDQITAGNAVRKDQMEGKAAIANKTTSCVFRLLQESGIKTAFVKQHSDTAFIAAHCEMIPIEWVCRRVATGSFLKRNPGVKEGYRFTPLKMEMFFKDDANNDPQWSEEQLLEAKFSLAGLTIGQCEVDIMNRSTVAIFEILEKAWATQNCTLVDMKIEFGVNVKTQEIVLADVIDNDSWRLWPAGDRSQQKDKQVYRDLKEVTPEAMQMVKRNFEWVSERVKLLLEPQASGRVVVLMGSTSDIAHCEKIRKACTSYGIPCILRVTSAHKGPDETLRIKAEYEGDGVPTVFVAVAGRSNGLGPVMSGNTAYPVINCPPLTPDWGAQDVWSSLRMPSGLGCSTVLSPEAAAQFAAQIFGLADHLVWCKLRASMLNTWVSLKLADKKLQACSL; translated from the exons ATGGCCTCCACTGCAG AGTTGAAAATCGGCCAGAAGCTAAATGAAGGAAAGACAAAGCAGATTTTTGAACTCGAGGAGCAGCCCGGACTCGTTCTGGTCCAGTCCAAAGACCAGATTACCGCTGGGAATGCTGTGAGAAAAGACCAGATGGAAGGCAAGGCTGCCATTGCCAATAAAACGACGAGCTGCGTGTTCAGACTCCTCCAGGAATCTG GCATTAAGACTGCCTTTGTGAAGCAACACTCTGACACAGCGTTCATCGCAGCTCATTGTGAGATGATTCCCATTGAGTGGGTGTGTCGGAGGGTGGCAACTGGATCGTTCCTCAAGAGGAATCCAGGAGTCAAAGAGGGCTACCGCTTCACCCCCCTGAAGATGGAGATGTTCTTTAAA GATGATGCCAACAATGATCCCCAGTGgtcagaggagcagctgctggaggCCAAATTCTCTCTGGCTGGGCTCACTATCGGCCAGTGTGAGGTGGACATCATGAATCGCAGTACTGTGGCCATCTTTGAGATTCTGGAGAAGGCCTGGGCTACTCAGAACTGCACGCTGGTGGATATGAAG ATTGAGTTTGGTGTCAATGTGAAGACTCAAGAAATTGTCCTTGCTGATGTGATTGACAACGATTCATGGAGGCTGTGGCCAGCTGGAGATCGAAGCCAACAGAAGGATAAGCAG GTGTACCGAGACCTTAAAGAAGTCACCCCTGAGGCAATGCAGATGGTGAAGAGGAACTTTGAGTGGGTCTCTGAAAGGGTCAAG CTGCTGTTGGAGCCTCAGGCCAGCGGCAGGGTGGTGGTTTTGATGGGCTCCACCTCTGACATAGCTCACTGTGAAAAAATCAGAAAGGCCTGCACCTCCTATGGTATCCCCTGCATCCTAAGAGTCACGTCAGCACACAAAGGTCCAGATGAGACACTCCGCATCAAAGCAGAATATGAAG GTGACGGTGTACCCACAGTTTTTGTGGCGGTAGCTGGCAGAAGTAACGGCCTCGGTCCAGTGATGTCTGGAAACACGGCGTATCCTGTCATCAACTGCCCACCGCTCACTCCAGACTGGGGTGCACAAGATGTCTGGTCATCCCTCCGCATGCCAAGTG GTCTCGGCTGCTCCACAGTCCTCTCCCCTGAGGCTGCTGCTCAGTTTGCCGCACAGATCTTCGGGTTGGCTGATCACCTGGTGTGGTGCAAACTGAGGGCCTCCATGCTCAACACCTGGGTGTCTCTCAAGCTGGCTGACAAGAAGTTACAGGCCTGCAGTCTGTGA